A genomic region of Candidatus Zixiibacteriota bacterium contains the following coding sequences:
- a CDS encoding AAA family ATPase yields the protein MIEALRPQDHPSRFGEYFGFKEVPFGVTPDPRFFYSNAAYVEALSALARGVEGRRGLMLLTGEVGTGKTILLRTLMRRLESTVRFVFISTTHLTSLGLVELALQDLGLAPKEKNRLEMLRELEAYLKEELGRGRTVALLLDEAQNLTDDALEGMCALLNLETEAEKLLQVVLVGQPELAARLAKPALRRIKQRIAIHHRLFGLQGAGEVEDYIRHRLRVAGYEGPDLFNKEAIEAVWCYSGGTPRLVNMLCDNALAMSCEGGKRKVSPYLVMKAANGLLLDRGADAPKPLSSDPGTARGRPAARVNGRKAEAAEGRRADRIEAAGDDGAAARPAPEGRGPVVAADFIDQLTRSATEAMGPMAALVVRDQISALGESGETFPQVKLGKLIERVSEEILNQTMREGFRRKMQQKLATLKTL from the coding sequence ATGATCGAGGCTCTTCGCCCGCAGGACCACCCGTCCAGATTCGGCGAGTATTTCGGTTTCAAGGAAGTTCCTTTCGGCGTCACGCCCGATCCCCGGTTCTTTTACAGCAACGCTGCCTACGTGGAAGCGCTGTCGGCGCTGGCGCGGGGCGTCGAAGGCAGGAGGGGGCTGATGCTGCTGACCGGCGAGGTCGGGACCGGGAAGACCATTCTGCTGCGGACGTTGATGCGCCGCCTGGAGTCGACGGTCCGCTTCGTCTTCATCTCGACAACCCACCTCACGTCGCTCGGCCTCGTCGAGCTGGCGCTCCAGGATCTCGGGCTCGCCCCGAAGGAGAAAAACCGCCTGGAGATGCTGCGCGAGCTGGAGGCGTATTTGAAGGAAGAGCTGGGGCGCGGCCGGACAGTGGCGCTCCTGCTGGACGAGGCGCAGAACCTGACCGACGACGCTCTCGAGGGCATGTGCGCCCTTTTGAATCTCGAGACCGAGGCGGAGAAGCTTCTGCAAGTCGTCCTGGTGGGACAACCGGAGCTGGCGGCGCGGCTGGCCAAGCCGGCGTTGCGACGCATCAAGCAACGGATCGCCATTCACCACCGGCTGTTCGGGCTCCAGGGAGCGGGAGAGGTGGAGGATTATATCCGCCACCGGTTGCGGGTCGCCGGGTACGAGGGGCCGGACCTCTTCAACAAAGAGGCGATCGAGGCGGTGTGGTGCTACTCGGGCGGGACTCCGCGGCTCGTGAACATGCTGTGCGACAACGCGCTGGCGATGAGCTGCGAGGGCGGGAAGAGAAAGGTCTCGCCTTACCTGGTCATGAAGGCGGCGAACGGCCTGCTCCTCGACCGCGGAGCCGACGCGCCGAAGCCCCTGTCTTCGGATCCAGGAACGGCGCGGGGCAGGCCGGCGGCGCGGGTCAACGGCAGGAAAGCCGAGGCCGCGGAGGGCAGGCGCGCCGATCGAATCGAGGCGGCCGGCGACGACGGCGCGGCGGCGCGACCGGCGCCGGAAGGGCGGGGTCCGGTGGTCGCGGCGGATTTCATCGACCAGCTCACCCGGAGCGCGACCGAAGCGATGGGTCCCATGGCGGCGCTGGTGGTGCGCGATCAGATCTCTGCTCTGGGGGAGTCCGGAGAGACCTTTCCCCAGGTGAAGCTCGGGAAGCTGATCGAGCGCGTGAGCGAGGAGATCTTGAACCAGACGATGAGGGAAGGGTTCCGGCGCAAGATGCAGCAGAAGCTGGCGACCCTGAAGACTCTTTAA
- a CDS encoding HAMP domain-containing protein has product MEQDARRVGLKWKVGGIFTGVMLMLTLVVAAGVYRVTQNLMQEQLDKRAFAMATNLSDAAAGYLAGQNVLALHALVRKYTLFDGVAYAVIRNGKGEIVAHTFGAVPPEIVEAPTEARRGVARRRLSLQGSAVYETSVPVLDGQAGTVHVGFWRGAIEQEIWNAVLSLIGVVSVLPVLGALLSFFLAHWIVRPIVGLTQIADKVTMGDLETAISGKCVALRDEIGDLARSLERMRSSLKAAMLRLGRETA; this is encoded by the coding sequence ATGGAACAGGATGCGCGGCGCGTCGGCCTGAAGTGGAAGGTCGGGGGGATCTTTACCGGCGTGATGTTGATGCTCACCCTGGTGGTCGCGGCCGGGGTCTACCGGGTGACTCAGAACCTGATGCAGGAGCAACTGGACAAGCGGGCGTTCGCGATGGCGACCAATCTGAGCGACGCCGCCGCCGGATATCTCGCCGGGCAGAACGTTCTGGCCCTGCACGCCCTGGTGCGCAAGTACACGCTGTTCGACGGGGTGGCCTATGCCGTGATCCGCAACGGAAAGGGGGAGATCGTGGCCCACACGTTCGGGGCGGTTCCCCCCGAGATCGTGGAAGCGCCCACGGAAGCGCGCCGCGGGGTCGCGCGCCGGCGCCTCTCGCTCCAGGGGAGCGCCGTGTATGAGACCTCCGTCCCGGTGCTGGACGGCCAGGCCGGGACCGTGCACGTGGGTTTCTGGCGCGGCGCGATCGAGCAGGAGATCTGGAACGCGGTGCTGTCACTGATCGGGGTCGTGTCGGTCCTGCCGGTCCTGGGCGCGCTGCTCTCTTTCTTCCTCGCGCACTGGATCGTGCGCCCGATCGTGGGGCTCACGCAAATCGCCGACAAGGTGACGATGGGCGATCTGGAAACCGCGATCAGCGGCAAATGCGTTGCGCTGCGCGACGAGATCGGCGATCTCGCGCGCTCGCTGGAGCGCATGCGCTCCAGCCTGAAGGCGGCGATGCTGCGCCTCGGCCGTGAGACCGCCTGA
- a CDS encoding ABC transporter substrate-binding protein, producing MDRCASLCAVRASFAFLALMLLPSVRAGAAAEKTPAPEKVVIAYSSLSANMAPLWITHERGFFRKYGLDVQLVFIESGTTTVQSLISNDVAFAQMAGAGVIQSRLRGADVVMIAGVINTLTFKFYVDTSIRQPEQLRGKAVAVTRVGSSTDFAARYALERYGLTPDKDVAIVQAGNMPAILAGMQAGKVQGAMLSAPFTLRAKSMGFPMLADLQMLGLEYQHTGLATTGALIRRRPDLVRNVMRAYVEGIHYYKTNREDSLAILAKYLKTSDAEVLAEVYEDIGLALVPEKPYPTLRGIEIMLRELRAKDPQTKPMRAEEFVNVSALQELDRAGFIDALYKSRPVVARREAPAAPPQPVAKPVTGPAPKAAVKAVVAEGAREYVVMPGDTLSRLAQRYYGDGHKWRLIYEANRPKMSNPDYIYVGQKIVIPAG from the coding sequence ATGGACCGTTGCGCCAGCCTGTGCGCCGTTCGCGCGAGCTTCGCCTTTCTCGCGCTGATGCTGTTACCGTCCGTCAGGGCGGGAGCTGCGGCCGAAAAAACGCCGGCCCCGGAGAAGGTCGTCATCGCGTACAGCTCGCTCTCGGCCAACATGGCCCCGCTCTGGATCACCCATGAGCGTGGCTTCTTTCGCAAGTACGGTCTCGACGTGCAGCTCGTGTTCATCGAGAGCGGAACGACGACCGTTCAGAGCCTGATCTCGAACGACGTCGCCTTCGCGCAGATGGCCGGCGCGGGCGTCATCCAGAGCCGGCTGCGCGGGGCGGACGTTGTGATGATCGCCGGCGTGATCAACACCCTTACGTTCAAGTTCTACGTCGATACCAGCATCAGGCAGCCGGAGCAGCTGCGCGGGAAGGCGGTCGCGGTCACGCGCGTCGGGTCTTCGACCGATTTCGCCGCACGCTACGCCCTCGAGCGGTACGGCCTGACGCCCGACAAGGACGTGGCGATCGTCCAGGCCGGCAACATGCCCGCCATTCTCGCCGGCATGCAGGCCGGAAAGGTTCAGGGAGCGATGCTCTCGGCGCCGTTTACGCTGCGGGCGAAAAGCATGGGATTCCCGATGCTGGCCGACCTGCAGATGCTCGGGCTCGAATACCAGCATACGGGGCTCGCGACCACGGGGGCGTTGATCCGCCGGCGGCCGGACCTCGTGCGGAACGTGATGAGGGCCTACGTCGAGGGCATTCACTACTACAAGACCAACCGCGAGGACTCGCTGGCGATCCTGGCGAAGTACCTGAAGACCAGTGATGCGGAAGTGCTCGCCGAGGTCTACGAGGACATCGGCCTCGCCCTGGTTCCGGAGAAACCCTACCCGACGCTGCGAGGCATCGAGATCATGCTGCGCGAGCTGCGGGCGAAGGACCCCCAGACCAAGCCGATGCGAGCGGAGGAGTTCGTGAACGTGAGCGCGCTGCAGGAGCTCGACCGCGCGGGCTTCATCGACGCGCTGTACAAGAGCCGGCCCGTCGTGGCCCGGCGCGAGGCGCCCGCCGCGCCTCCCCAGCCGGTGGCCAAGCCCGTCACCGGCCCGGCCCCGAAAGCGGCGGTCAAGGCGGTCGTGGCGGAGGGAGCCCGGGAGTACGTGGTGATGCCCGGCGACACGCTGAGCCGGCTGGCGCAGCGCTACTACGGTGACGGGCACAAATGGCGGCTCATCTACGAGGCGAACCGGCCGAAGATGAGCAATCCCGACTATATTTACGTGGGGCAGAAAATCGTGATCCCCGCGGGATAG
- a CDS encoding enoyl-CoA hydratase/isomerase family protein — protein sequence MADFTEILYEKQRSGVLITLNRPEAMNAISRTLIRELHRALDAAEADPEIRAVVITGAGRAFSAGMDQGKSAGGRRRDLHWPYGIPTGMSAAELIDSWRSESRNFMRLWEFPKPVIGAVNGWAMGAGSWLALFTHITIASENAVFAQPEVRHGSNTSFMWTLLGGFKNALRYGLTGDHIDAREALRIGLVVKVVEPERLLEECFSIVERIARVPPETVKINLAVAILGLQMMGLRDALALDNQLSAPAHVMLREELRRPLDEARFNEGTKKYLQLRDGPFQPEPFGPRSRRQPPR from the coding sequence ATGGCCGATTTCACCGAGATCCTTTACGAAAAGCAGCGCAGCGGCGTTCTGATCACGCTGAACCGCCCGGAGGCGATGAACGCCATCAGCCGGACGTTGATCCGCGAGCTTCACCGGGCGCTGGACGCGGCGGAGGCGGACCCGGAGATTCGCGCGGTCGTGATCACCGGGGCGGGCCGGGCGTTCTCGGCGGGCATGGATCAGGGAAAAAGCGCCGGCGGGCGCCGGCGTGACCTTCACTGGCCTTACGGCATTCCCACCGGGATGAGCGCCGCGGAGCTGATCGATTCCTGGCGCTCGGAAAGCCGGAACTTCATGCGCCTGTGGGAGTTCCCCAAGCCCGTCATCGGAGCGGTCAACGGCTGGGCGATGGGAGCCGGGTCGTGGCTGGCGCTGTTCACGCACATCACGATCGCCTCCGAGAACGCGGTCTTCGCCCAGCCCGAGGTACGCCACGGGTCGAACACGAGCTTCATGTGGACGCTGCTCGGCGGCTTCAAGAACGCGTTGCGTTACGGCCTGACCGGGGACCACATCGACGCCCGCGAGGCGCTGCGCATCGGGCTCGTGGTCAAGGTGGTGGAGCCGGAGCGGCTCCTGGAGGAGTGTTTCTCGATCGTCGAGCGGATCGCGCGCGTGCCGCCGGAAACCGTAAAGATCAACCTTGCGGTCGCCATCCTCGGGCTGCAGATGATGGGGCTGCGGGACGCACTGGCGCTCGACAACCAGCTTTCTGCGCCGGCGCACGTGATGCTGCGCGAGGAGTTGCGCCGGCCGCTCGACGAGGCGCGCTTTAACGAGGGAACGAAGAAATACCTCCAGCTCCGCGACGGTCCTTTTCAGCCGGAGCCTTTCGGCCCCCGCTCCCGCAGACAGCCGCCGCGATAG
- a CDS encoding ABC transporter substrate-binding protein: protein MSRAGLCAILLPLLLLALSAAAMPQDRIRIGLSSVSATNGSVWIAEEKGFFRKHGADVEVIVIGGGGARVVSSLVAGDIQFSVGGGEGSIRSQLRGADTVIVASSMNRGLQRILARPEIKSYQDLRGKRVGITQFGSAGHLALVLMLRKWNLRPDQVQILQVGSSPAMLASLDKGGIDAAVLTLPTFFLAEEKGYRVIGDPAVMDIFYLQNTLESTRTFVRRNRAQALRFMKGYIEGIAYFKKHKAESIQVLRKKLRIQSEQERDNRYLELSYNLLASTFYNDVPYPSLKGVQTILDKMAEEDPKSIKDRTAQSFVDDSLVRELDDAGFIKALQAH from the coding sequence ATGTCACGCGCTGGGCTTTGCGCCATCTTGCTGCCGCTCTTGCTGCTGGCGTTGTCAGCGGCCGCCATGCCGCAGGATAGGATCCGGATCGGGTTGAGCTCGGTAAGCGCGACCAACGGCAGCGTGTGGATAGCCGAGGAAAAAGGGTTTTTCAGGAAGCACGGCGCCGACGTCGAGGTGATCGTCATAGGCGGCGGCGGGGCGCGCGTCGTCAGCTCGCTCGTGGCCGGCGACATCCAGTTCTCCGTGGGCGGCGGGGAAGGATCGATCCGGTCTCAGCTGAGAGGGGCGGACACCGTGATCGTCGCCTCCAGCATGAACAGGGGCCTCCAGCGGATCCTCGCCCGGCCGGAAATCAAGAGCTACCAGGACCTCAGGGGAAAACGGGTCGGCATCACTCAGTTCGGCTCGGCGGGCCATCTCGCTCTGGTGCTGATGCTCAGGAAGTGGAACCTGCGACCTGACCAGGTCCAGATTCTCCAGGTCGGCTCTTCCCCCGCCATGCTCGCCAGCCTCGACAAGGGCGGCATCGACGCCGCGGTGCTCACGCTGCCGACCTTCTTCCTCGCGGAGGAGAAGGGCTACCGCGTGATCGGCGACCCCGCCGTCATGGACATCTTCTATCTGCAGAACACCCTCGAGAGCACCCGCACCTTCGTCCGCCGCAACCGCGCGCAAGCGCTGAGATTCATGAAGGGCTACATCGAAGGAATCGCGTACTTCAAGAAGCACAAGGCCGAAAGCATCCAGGTGCTGCGCAAGAAGCTCCGCATCCAGTCCGAGCAGGAGCGCGACAATCGCTACCTCGAGCTTTCGTACAACCTGCTCGCCTCGACCTTCTACAACGACGTCCCTTACCCTTCGTTGAAGGGCGTCCAGACGATCCTGGACAAGATGGCGGAGGAGGACCCGAAGAGCATCAAGGACCGCACCGCCCAGTCGTTCGTCGACGACAGCCTGGTCAGGGAGCTCGACGACGCCGGTTTCATCAAGGCGCTGCAGGCGCACTGA